One genomic region from Paramicrobacterium agarici encodes:
- a CDS encoding glycosyltransferase, which yields MVKTPRVTAVVVAYNRRDLLAEVLEALAQQVRPVDSIVVVNNASTDDTSAVVREAELGDSLVELSDNTGGAGGFAVGMAAAIVRHDADWIWVMDDDTVPSKTALLGLMNAVNRYSNQDLAAVGSRVVWTDGSEHPMNTPRMNPFSTANETSAADAVGALPVRSLSFVSSMYRADVVRGVGYPIADYFLWNDDFEFSTRILRGRRGLSVPGSVVVHKTARRGATDDDPGERFRFEVRNKIWLFRHSEALSPREKFLYGISSLLRWGRTVMKSHDRATLKTGFADGWREGWRRRPRRNTDTLRNKGVPNDVFAELGRAG from the coding sequence TTGGTCAAAACGCCGCGGGTCACTGCTGTGGTCGTCGCCTATAACCGACGAGATCTGCTGGCGGAAGTTCTCGAAGCACTCGCCCAACAGGTTCGCCCTGTCGACTCCATTGTCGTGGTCAACAACGCTTCGACTGATGACACCTCAGCGGTCGTTCGTGAGGCTGAGTTGGGGGATTCGCTCGTTGAGCTGAGTGACAACACGGGGGGCGCCGGAGGCTTCGCTGTCGGTATGGCCGCTGCAATCGTCCGTCATGACGCTGACTGGATTTGGGTGATGGACGACGACACGGTGCCAAGCAAAACGGCGCTTCTGGGACTCATGAACGCGGTGAACCGGTACTCGAATCAGGACCTCGCGGCCGTGGGATCAAGGGTCGTATGGACCGATGGCAGCGAGCATCCTATGAATACTCCGCGAATGAATCCGTTCTCAACTGCAAATGAAACGAGCGCTGCGGATGCTGTCGGAGCGCTGCCGGTGCGTTCTCTTTCGTTTGTCTCCTCGATGTATCGTGCCGACGTAGTGCGCGGAGTCGGATATCCGATTGCTGATTACTTTCTCTGGAACGACGATTTTGAGTTCAGCACTCGGATTCTCCGTGGGCGTCGCGGGCTCTCGGTTCCTGGAAGCGTCGTCGTTCACAAGACGGCTCGACGTGGCGCGACTGACGACGATCCGGGAGAGCGCTTTCGATTCGAGGTGCGAAATAAGATTTGGCTGTTCCGCCACTCCGAAGCACTGAGTCCTCGCGAGAAGTTCCTCTACGGGATCTCTAGTCTGCTTCGTTGGGGTCGAACCGTGATGAAATCGCACGATCGTGCAACTCTCAAAACCGGATTCGCTGACGGGTGGCGAGAAGGGTGGCGGAGACGTCCACGTCGTAATACTGACACCCTCCGAAACAAGGGTGTTCCCAACGATGTCTTCGCCGAGCTGGGGCGAGCCGGGTGA
- a CDS encoding acyltransferase: MTAHANVRVIETADVAESSTIGAGSSIWHLAQVREDAALGENCVVGRGAYIGTGVQLGNNCKVQNYALVYEPAVLEDGVFIGPAAVLTNDTYPRAINSDGTQKSADDWEAVGVTLRQGASVGARAVCVAPVTIGRWATVAAGAVVTKDVPDHALVAGVPARRIGWVGTSGRPLSESGGYWVCSETGETYVEIDGELKEVTKQ; this comes from the coding sequence GTGACTGCTCACGCGAATGTTCGCGTTATTGAGACCGCGGACGTAGCGGAGAGTTCGACGATTGGAGCTGGTTCCTCAATCTGGCACCTCGCGCAGGTGCGCGAGGACGCAGCGCTGGGGGAGAACTGCGTGGTCGGTCGAGGAGCCTACATCGGTACCGGCGTGCAGCTCGGCAACAACTGCAAGGTGCAGAACTACGCGCTGGTTTACGAACCGGCCGTGCTCGAGGACGGCGTGTTCATCGGGCCTGCAGCTGTGCTGACGAACGATACGTACCCACGAGCAATCAATTCGGATGGGACGCAGAAGTCGGCAGACGACTGGGAAGCGGTGGGTGTCACCCTCCGTCAAGGTGCCTCGGTCGGCGCGCGTGCTGTCTGTGTTGCGCCGGTAACGATCGGTCGCTGGGCGACCGTGGCCGCTGGCGCGGTCGTGACGAAGGATGTTCCCGATCACGCACTCGTGGCGGGCGTTCCTGCGCGGCGCATTGGCTGGGTGGGCACGTCCGGGCGTCCGCTCAGCGAAAGTGGCGGATACTGGGTGTGTTCCGAGACCGGCGAGACGTACGTCGAGATCGACGGAGAGCTGAAAGAGGTAACAAAACAGTGA
- a CDS encoding DUF6541 family protein: MTWLEAVPVVLIALLIIFVPGGLIAAAAGARRLLLALGAPAVTIALLAITAIVFAKVGVPWSLGPLTGTFVGVALITWLVRRWVTGTWSPVPDRRIIGFSWAFTVGLAIAAVIIALQLGFSFGAPDHVSQTYDAPFHLNGIQYIIDTANGSSFHLTGLILPAGRSTFYPAAWHDLVSVVAMAAPWAELVGVANMTNLVVASVVWPLGVLAVVRLLFPARRSALVIAGVAATAFPPFPLGMLDYGVLFSYFLALALLPAGLALGLSLFKLVRGRRLGAATLQILTLTCVVVAIGLSQPSVVFGLGLFGVVGLAALGVNAVRAARSNGVRIAWIVGIIVLLGAYALVWRRIGQFGYNAPWRDYGSLPEVLIDAFAFARGDRPLAVIIAIFVVVGIVAMIRRGRWWFCFMWLAAAGLFVLAGALPPGDLRNMTLGMFYKDTPRLEAFLVLPSLVLAVAGAEAAWGALRRRIPSTSPRTVTAIGVIGLLGLVAATQFTAMVYAVQHASNAYRLDERSRILDDDERALIERLPEEVPDDAVIVGNPWTGTSWAMAISDRRVLNPHFNTSHAEAHEIVNGKLNEAVDEAGVCDAIKATGARYVLDFGADRFDGSRLDVKTWIGFEGLLDLDESSAVEEVDREGDKVLYRITACGL; encoded by the coding sequence ATGACGTGGCTGGAAGCCGTCCCCGTGGTACTGATCGCTCTCCTGATCATCTTTGTCCCCGGCGGTTTGATTGCCGCAGCGGCGGGCGCGAGACGACTTCTGCTTGCACTGGGCGCACCAGCAGTGACGATCGCGTTGCTGGCGATTACCGCGATCGTCTTCGCCAAGGTGGGTGTCCCCTGGTCGCTTGGTCCGCTTACCGGCACGTTCGTCGGCGTTGCGCTCATTACCTGGCTGGTGCGCCGTTGGGTGACGGGGACATGGTCGCCCGTTCCAGACCGACGCATTATCGGGTTCTCGTGGGCCTTCACTGTCGGCCTTGCCATTGCGGCGGTTATCATCGCGCTTCAACTCGGATTTTCATTCGGCGCGCCGGACCATGTATCGCAGACGTATGACGCACCGTTCCACCTCAACGGCATTCAGTACATCATCGACACTGCAAATGGCTCGTCGTTTCATTTGACTGGGCTCATTCTTCCGGCGGGACGCTCGACGTTCTATCCGGCCGCGTGGCACGACCTCGTCTCCGTTGTGGCTATGGCTGCCCCATGGGCCGAGCTGGTGGGGGTGGCAAATATGACGAACCTTGTGGTTGCGTCTGTCGTGTGGCCCCTCGGTGTGCTCGCCGTCGTCCGTCTGCTCTTTCCGGCTCGTCGATCTGCCCTGGTGATTGCAGGGGTCGCGGCGACGGCCTTTCCTCCCTTTCCTCTCGGCATGCTGGATTATGGCGTGCTCTTCTCGTACTTTCTGGCGCTCGCATTGCTGCCTGCAGGACTCGCACTTGGTCTGAGCCTCTTCAAACTCGTGCGAGGGAGGCGACTAGGCGCTGCAACGCTGCAGATCTTGACGTTGACGTGTGTCGTGGTCGCGATCGGTCTTTCACAACCATCGGTCGTATTCGGTCTTGGTCTTTTTGGGGTGGTCGGGCTCGCCGCGCTAGGCGTGAACGCGGTTCGGGCGGCGCGGTCCAACGGAGTTCGCATAGCGTGGATCGTGGGCATCATCGTGCTCCTGGGCGCCTACGCGCTTGTGTGGCGACGTATCGGACAGTTCGGCTATAACGCGCCGTGGCGTGATTACGGTTCGCTTCCCGAAGTGTTGATCGATGCTTTCGCTTTCGCCCGCGGGGATCGTCCGCTCGCGGTCATTATCGCGATCTTCGTCGTTGTCGGCATTGTGGCAATGATTCGTCGTGGACGCTGGTGGTTCTGCTTTATGTGGCTCGCGGCCGCGGGTCTCTTCGTCCTTGCCGGAGCATTGCCGCCCGGAGATCTCAGGAACATGACCCTGGGCATGTTCTACAAGGACACGCCGCGCCTTGAAGCGTTCCTTGTACTGCCGTCACTTGTACTTGCGGTTGCAGGTGCCGAAGCAGCGTGGGGCGCGCTTCGGCGCCGCATTCCGTCGACGTCCCCACGAACCGTAACGGCAATCGGGGTCATTGGGCTACTCGGCCTGGTCGCCGCAACACAGTTCACCGCGATGGTCTACGCAGTTCAGCACGCGTCGAACGCTTATCGTCTCGACGAGCGCTCTCGAATTCTGGACGACGATGAGCGTGCTCTGATCGAACGTCTGCCCGAGGAAGTTCCGGACGACGCTGTGATCGTCGGCAATCCGTGGACCGGGACCTCATGGGCGATGGCGATCTCCGATAGACGCGTGCTGAATCCTCATTTCAATACATCTCATGCTGAAGCACACGAGATTGTCAATGGAAAGCTGAATGAGGCAGTCGACGAGGCTGGCGTATGCGATGCCATAAAAGCAACCGGAGCTCGTTACGTGCTTGATTTCGGTGCGGATCGCTTCGACGGAAGCAGACTCGATGTGAAGACTTGGATCGGGTTCGAGGGGCTTCTCGATCTCGATGAGTCGTCTGCGGTTGAGGAAGTTGATCGTGAGGGCGACAAAGTGCTCTATCGCATCACTGCGTGCGGCCTTTAG
- a CDS encoding glycosyltransferase family 4 protein, whose product MVPPVRGDLGSYTRDLTRALIRHAPSGCDVEGVVAAHDDELAEHVRNRLGGLARLTPTALRRRELSAAWQMGVGGSSLATGLLHSPTLLAPLVKHDRDGGSQTTVTVHDILPWTHPKSFTPTTVALQKALLKRAKKYADAVVVPTHAVADQLAELADFGDRVRVVAGAAPSTLRLPIVPEQRALELGLPPQYIVAKGSLDPRHGIIDLISAMALPTAPDIPLLIIGPETWGELTIESVADEAGVAEGRVAGLGQLSDADLALVLSRATAFVFPSVGEGFGLPLVEAFTFGTPVIHSDDPAILETAGGYGHVVEAEGQGYPERLAEAIGQVVEDDELRNRLTILSQDRGHSFSWGSAAEAIWSLHADL is encoded by the coding sequence ATGGTTCCCCCAGTAAGGGGGGACCTCGGTTCGTATACCCGGGATCTCACTCGCGCCCTCATTCGCCACGCACCGTCTGGGTGCGACGTGGAAGGCGTAGTTGCTGCACACGATGACGAGCTCGCGGAGCACGTTAGAAATCGGCTCGGCGGGCTCGCGCGACTCACCCCGACAGCGCTCCGGCGACGCGAACTCAGCGCGGCCTGGCAAATGGGAGTCGGTGGATCGTCACTGGCGACAGGCTTGCTGCACTCCCCCACTTTGTTGGCCCCTTTGGTCAAGCATGATCGTGATGGTGGGTCGCAGACGACCGTCACGGTGCACGACATACTTCCGTGGACGCACCCGAAGTCGTTCACGCCGACAACGGTTGCGTTACAAAAGGCTCTTCTGAAGCGCGCGAAGAAGTATGCGGACGCCGTCGTCGTGCCGACGCACGCTGTCGCGGATCAGCTCGCCGAGCTCGCAGACTTTGGAGACCGTGTGCGTGTTGTCGCCGGCGCAGCACCGAGTACCCTGCGGCTTCCAATCGTTCCCGAACAGCGCGCGCTTGAGCTGGGGTTGCCGCCGCAGTACATCGTTGCGAAGGGATCGCTCGATCCCAGGCATGGAATCATCGACCTGATCTCAGCGATGGCGCTCCCGACTGCCCCGGACATTCCACTGCTCATCATCGGACCGGAAACATGGGGGGAGCTCACGATCGAATCGGTCGCGGACGAAGCGGGAGTTGCCGAAGGCCGCGTGGCCGGGCTCGGGCAGCTCTCAGACGCTGACCTGGCACTCGTGCTGTCACGGGCGACTGCCTTCGTGTTTCCCAGCGTGGGAGAAGGATTCGGGCTTCCCCTTGTGGAAGCGTTCACGTTCGGCACACCCGTGATTCACTCTGACGACCCGGCGATTCTCGAAACAGCCGGTGGCTATGGTCACGTCGTCGAGGCCGAAGGCCAGGGGTACCCGGAACGCCTCGCCGAAGCGATCGGTCAGGTCGTCGAAGATGACGAGCTGCGGAATCGCCTCACGATTCTGTCGCAAGACAGAGGGCACTCCTTTAGCTGGGGGTCTGCCGCCGAAGCGATCTGGTCCCTGCACGCGGATCTCTGA
- a CDS encoding DUF2304 domain-containing protein produces MLIQIILVIGVIAVGIFFTRPTGSDSHLALRRLFLGFFVFVAILSIIFPTWLTWFANLIGVGRGADLLLYALVLAFLVFVSTTYRRNVQINRRITQLARQITLAKAAIDDVEAGEDNQKKSDG; encoded by the coding sequence GTGCTTATTCAGATCATTCTCGTCATCGGCGTCATCGCCGTTGGCATCTTCTTCACGCGCCCGACGGGAAGCGACAGCCACCTTGCGCTTCGACGCTTGTTTCTCGGCTTTTTCGTCTTCGTGGCGATCCTGTCGATCATCTTCCCGACCTGGCTCACGTGGTTCGCCAACCTCATCGGTGTCGGACGAGGAGCGGATCTCCTGCTCTACGCGCTCGTTCTTGCCTTTCTGGTCTTCGTGTCGACAACCTACCGCCGCAATGTTCAGATAAACCGCCGCATCACTCAACTTGCTCGGCAAATCACGCTTGCAAAGGCGGCTATCGACGATGTTGAAGCAGGAGAAGACAACCAGAAGAAGTCCGACGGCTAA
- a CDS encoding Gfo/Idh/MocA family protein, with protein sequence MVEKLRAGLLGAGMMGRHHARVLREVEGIDLVAIADPAGDPHGVAGGLEVLPDVEGLIAASIDMAVVAVPTRFHEDAALKLAAAGVHTFVEKPIAETVEAGQRMTKAFADAGLVGAVGHIERFNPALQELRRRLSAGELGNVYQVATRRQGPFPARIADVGVGKDLASHDIDLTAWVTQSDYDRVFAQTAFKSGREYEDMIAVTGRLASGAVVSHLVNWLSPMKERITVVTGEKGAFVADTATGDLTFYANGTIPLEWESVSAFRGVSEGDVTRFAFPKREPLRVEHEAFRDAVLGQASDVVTMQQGLRALEVVEAALESARTGEALAP encoded by the coding sequence ATGGTTGAAAAACTTCGAGCCGGTCTTCTCGGTGCTGGGATGATGGGCCGGCATCATGCTCGAGTGCTTCGTGAGGTCGAGGGCATCGATCTCGTGGCGATTGCCGACCCGGCCGGAGATCCTCACGGCGTGGCGGGCGGTCTCGAGGTTCTTCCCGATGTGGAGGGGCTGATTGCCGCGAGCATCGACATGGCTGTCGTCGCGGTTCCGACGCGGTTCCACGAGGATGCTGCCCTGAAGCTTGCCGCAGCGGGTGTGCATACGTTTGTCGAGAAGCCAATTGCCGAGACAGTTGAGGCAGGGCAGCGCATGACGAAGGCGTTCGCCGATGCCGGGCTGGTCGGCGCTGTAGGCCACATCGAGCGTTTCAACCCGGCTCTTCAGGAGCTGCGTCGCAGACTCTCCGCGGGTGAACTCGGCAACGTTTACCAGGTCGCAACGCGCAGGCAGGGCCCGTTCCCCGCGCGCATCGCCGATGTGGGGGTCGGGAAGGACCTCGCGTCGCACGATATCGATCTCACTGCGTGGGTGACGCAAAGCGACTACGATCGGGTGTTCGCGCAGACTGCATTCAAGAGTGGTCGCGAATACGAGGACATGATCGCGGTCACTGGTCGTCTCGCCTCGGGAGCCGTTGTCAGCCACCTCGTGAACTGGCTGAGCCCCATGAAGGAACGAATCACGGTGGTGACAGGCGAGAAGGGCGCGTTCGTGGCGGATACGGCGACTGGCGACCTCACCTTCTACGCGAACGGCACGATTCCGCTCGAGTGGGAGTCGGTGAGCGCTTTCCGGGGCGTCTCCGAGGGCGACGTGACACGATTCGCCTTCCCCAAGCGCGAGCCACTTCGTGTCGAGCACGAGGCGTTTCGCGACGCAGTGCTCGGGCAGGCGAGTGACGTTGTCACAATGCAGCAAGGGCTTCGTGCGCTTGAGGTCGTCGAGGCAGCGCTCGAGTCCGCGCGTACCGGTGAGGCACTTGCTCCCTAG
- a CDS encoding DegT/DnrJ/EryC1/StrS family aminotransferase, producing the protein MSDAFIPPAKPIIGVEEREAVDRVLRSGMVAQGPEVAAFETEFAEHFVPGRAVVAVNSGTSGLHVGLLAAGVGPGDEVIVPSFTFAATGNAVALTGATPVFVDIEPEQFTLDPEAVEAAITPRTKGIMPVHLYGHPAHMRELSAIAARHKVLVFEDAAQAHGASLDGVPVGTFGSFGMFSLYPTKNMTSGEGGMISLDDDELVRRARLLRNQGMERQYENELVGFNYRMTDVHAAIGRVQLSKVDSWTAQRQENAAFLDARLEGVVTPPVAEGAVHVYHQYTVRVEDDRDGFVAALKAEHNVGAGVYYPVPNHRLPSLAHFAEALELPETERAASQVVSLPVHPSLTRSDLERIVTAVNTVAKAGA; encoded by the coding sequence GTGAGTGACGCGTTCATTCCACCGGCAAAGCCGATCATCGGAGTTGAGGAACGCGAGGCGGTCGATCGTGTGCTGCGGAGCGGCATGGTCGCTCAGGGGCCCGAAGTCGCGGCCTTCGAGACGGAGTTCGCCGAACACTTCGTGCCAGGACGCGCTGTCGTCGCGGTGAACTCGGGCACCTCGGGGCTTCACGTTGGTCTTCTGGCGGCAGGTGTCGGTCCGGGGGACGAAGTCATCGTCCCGTCTTTCACGTTCGCAGCGACAGGCAACGCCGTCGCTCTGACCGGGGCCACTCCCGTCTTCGTCGATATCGAGCCAGAGCAGTTCACGCTCGACCCAGAGGCCGTGGAAGCCGCAATCACCCCGCGCACAAAGGGGATCATGCCGGTGCACTTGTACGGGCACCCGGCACACATGCGAGAGCTGTCTGCCATCGCGGCCCGTCACAAGGTTTTGGTGTTCGAAGATGCAGCGCAAGCTCACGGTGCCTCGCTTGACGGCGTACCCGTCGGAACGTTCGGTAGCTTCGGCATGTTCAGCCTGTATCCCACGAAGAACATGACCAGTGGTGAGGGCGGCATGATCTCGCTCGACGATGACGAATTGGTTCGCCGCGCGCGTCTGCTGCGCAACCAAGGGATGGAGCGCCAGTACGAGAATGAGCTCGTCGGCTTCAACTACCGCATGACCGATGTGCATGCGGCGATCGGACGCGTTCAGTTGTCGAAGGTGGACAGCTGGACGGCCCAGCGTCAGGAAAACGCCGCGTTCCTTGACGCTCGGCTTGAGGGGGTCGTGACACCGCCAGTCGCTGAAGGTGCCGTGCACGTGTACCACCAATACACTGTCCGGGTGGAAGACGATCGAGACGGCTTCGTCGCCGCGTTGAAAGCAGAGCACAACGTCGGTGCGGGTGTGTACTACCCTGTCCCGAATCATCGTCTTCCGTCACTCGCGCACTTTGCTGAGGCATTGGAATTGCCGGAGACCGAGCGCGCCGCGTCGCAGGTGGTGTCGCTCCCGGTTCACCCATCGCTGACTAGAAGCGATCTCGAACGCATCGTTACTGCGGTGAACACCGTGGCGAAGGCAGGCGCGTAA
- a CDS encoding LGFP repeat-containing protein translates to MSTRVSRISMRTIVLLVVGIVTAAVLTAMPMETQKAEAATFDAGHIIDDEVFYDSTTMTESQIRSFINSKVPACTSGYTCLDEYKENTTGRSADSYCKAIAGGKNEDAARIIYKVSRACDINPQVILVTLQKEQGLLTHHWPSEWRYTIAMGFGCPDGADCNSKYFGFQNQLYLGARQFQIYRAWPNSFNYVAGKTNSIKWHPNSSCGTSRVYIENQATAGLYNYTPYRPNQAALNAGYGTGDSCSSYGNRNFFLYFNDWFGSTYAGPSVHPKLQTYYTQNGGASGLLGKPTSEAKSYADGGVGQKFEMYVLYRTPQGQYLRTTGTVGDEHWRLGGGGGMLGYPSGNYTKHANGGRSQAFQNGTLYWHNSYGTYYTTGVVRTKHDRLGGGDGVLGFPSGEYTVVGSGRSQAFVKGGIYWSSRTGAKFILGGMAKEYAAMGGPKGDLGFPTSDYVTHKSGLRSQSFQVGDMYWMANSGGVRYILGGMANTYAATGGPSGELGYPTSDYVKNKDGSRFQSFEVGDMYWAPGRDVRYILGGMANTYAATGGPSGELGYPTSDYVKNKDGSRFQSFDVGDMYWAPGFKVRYILGGMADTYAEAGGPASALGYPTGDYTKHKDGSRSQQFEHGTMTWAPGGDVVVTIA, encoded by the coding sequence ATGTCAACACGCGTCAGCAGGATCAGCATGCGCACGATCGTGCTACTTGTGGTCGGAATCGTCACAGCCGCCGTGCTGACTGCGATGCCCATGGAAACGCAGAAGGCCGAGGCGGCGACGTTCGACGCCGGTCACATCATCGATGATGAGGTCTTCTACGATTCAACGACGATGACCGAGAGTCAGATCAGATCGTTCATCAACAGCAAAGTCCCGGCGTGTACCTCAGGCTACACGTGTCTTGATGAGTACAAAGAGAACACGACGGGCCGGTCCGCAGATTCATATTGCAAGGCGATTGCTGGCGGTAAGAACGAAGATGCAGCACGCATCATCTACAAGGTGTCGCGTGCGTGTGACATCAACCCACAGGTCATTCTTGTGACGCTGCAAAAGGAGCAGGGACTCCTCACTCACCACTGGCCTTCTGAGTGGCGGTACACGATTGCCATGGGCTTTGGCTGTCCGGACGGGGCGGACTGCAACTCGAAATATTTCGGGTTCCAGAACCAGCTCTACCTTGGCGCTCGACAATTCCAGATCTACCGCGCGTGGCCGAACTCCTTCAACTACGTCGCGGGCAAGACCAACAGCATCAAGTGGCACCCCAATTCGTCGTGCGGAACAAGCAGGGTCTACATCGAGAACCAGGCCACCGCGGGTCTGTACAACTACACGCCGTACCGTCCCAACCAGGCCGCCTTGAACGCCGGTTACGGAACCGGCGATTCATGCTCGTCTTACGGCAACCGCAACTTTTTCCTCTACTTCAACGACTGGTTCGGTAGCACCTACGCGGGACCCTCAGTACACCCAAAGCTGCAGACCTATTACACGCAGAACGGCGGTGCATCTGGGCTCCTTGGAAAGCCGACTAGCGAGGCAAAGTCGTACGCCGACGGCGGCGTGGGCCAGAAGTTCGAAATGTACGTGCTGTACCGAACCCCGCAAGGTCAGTACTTGCGGACAACTGGGACCGTCGGTGACGAGCATTGGCGGCTCGGCGGCGGTGGCGGCATGCTAGGTTACCCCTCCGGAAATTACACGAAGCACGCGAACGGCGGGCGAAGCCAAGCGTTTCAAAATGGCACGCTGTATTGGCACAACAGTTACGGCACCTACTACACGACCGGGGTTGTACGTACCAAACACGATCGTCTCGGCGGCGGTGATGGAGTGTTGGGTTTTCCATCAGGGGAGTACACAGTTGTCGGGTCTGGCCGATCCCAGGCGTTTGTAAAGGGCGGGATCTACTGGTCGTCGAGGACCGGAGCCAAGTTCATTCTTGGAGGCATGGCTAAGGAATACGCGGCCATGGGTGGGCCAAAAGGCGACCTCGGCTTCCCAACGAGCGACTACGTTACCCACAAGAGCGGGCTGCGATCGCAAAGCTTCCAGGTTGGCGACATGTACTGGATGGCGAATAGTGGTGGAGTTCGATACATCCTCGGTGGAATGGCGAACACGTACGCGGCGACCGGGGGCCCGTCAGGCGAACTCGGGTACCCGACGAGTGACTACGTCAAGAACAAGGATGGATCACGTTTCCAGAGCTTCGAGGTAGGCGACATGTACTGGGCGCCCGGGCGGGACGTGCGTTACATTCTGGGTGGAATGGCGAACACGTACGCGGCGACCGGGGGGCCGTCAGGCGAACTCGGGTACCCGACGAGTGACTACGTCAAGAACAAGGATGGATCACGTTTCCAGAGTTTCGATGTGGGCGACATGTACTGGGCGCCGGGGTTCAAGGTACGGTACATTCTCGGGGGCATGGCTGACACTTATGCTGAAGCAGGGGGTCCGGCGAGTGCACTTGGATATCCGACCGGCGACTACACGAAGCATAAGGACGGGTCTCGATCTCAACAATTTGAGCACGGGACGATGACGTGGGCGCCCGGGGGCGACGTCGTCGTTACTATCGCCTAG
- a CDS encoding glycosyltransferase encodes MSTSAPEHAFSLLLPVYGNDEPSQFERAFNSSTSGQTLVPSEVVLVQDGPIPAELEQSLERVINACPAPVVRVVIEERGGLARALTVGLERCSHDIVARMDADDVALSERFERQIVKMAEGYDLVGTGMYEFADDTSEVLGRRTPPVGSAEIARYARFHDPFNHPTVMYRKATVARAGSYEDIGLMEDYWLFARMIQTGARVENLPEPLVMYRVGAGAYARRGGSKQFEAEWNLQRALRRIGFTTRAQFVRNLVVRGVYRFVPVGIRRVLYRRMIQRGFSDVSASSTSDHTA; translated from the coding sequence GTGAGTACATCAGCACCCGAGCATGCGTTCTCGCTGCTACTCCCCGTATACGGAAACGATGAGCCTTCGCAGTTCGAGCGTGCATTTAATAGTTCAACTTCAGGACAGACACTCGTTCCTTCCGAGGTTGTGCTCGTTCAGGACGGTCCGATTCCAGCAGAGCTCGAGCAGTCTCTCGAACGAGTGATAAATGCATGTCCCGCCCCCGTTGTCCGGGTTGTCATCGAGGAACGAGGCGGGCTTGCTCGCGCTTTGACCGTGGGGCTCGAGCGCTGCTCGCACGACATCGTCGCTCGCATGGACGCAGATGACGTCGCGCTCTCCGAACGTTTCGAACGCCAAATTGTGAAAATGGCCGAAGGCTACGATCTAGTCGGCACTGGAATGTACGAGTTCGCCGATGACACAAGTGAAGTTCTTGGACGTCGCACTCCTCCAGTCGGTTCCGCCGAAATCGCGAGATACGCGCGGTTCCACGACCCGTTCAACCACCCGACGGTCATGTATCGCAAGGCAACGGTGGCTCGAGCAGGCAGCTACGAAGACATCGGACTGATGGAAGACTATTGGCTGTTCGCGAGAATGATTCAGACAGGTGCTCGGGTTGAAAATCTTCCCGAACCGCTGGTCATGTATCGCGTTGGTGCCGGGGCTTATGCACGTCGTGGCGGATCAAAGCAGTTCGAAGCGGAGTGGAATCTGCAGCGGGCGCTGCGGCGTATCGGGTTCACCACACGAGCGCAGTTCGTTCGCAACCTCGTCGTGCGTGGAGTGTATCGATTCGTCCCCGTCGGGATCAGGCGAGTGCTTTACCGCCGAATGATTCAGCGCGGATTCTCGGACGTTTCTGCGTCGTCGACGTCGGACCATACCGCATAA
- a CDS encoding glycosyltransferase family 2 protein — protein sequence MTTPAPPSSASSGPSDVWVVIPLFNEASVIEIVIRDLHQEFSNVVCVDDGSTDGSAEAARRAGAKVLQHPVNLGQGASLQTGFEYVLTQPGARYVVTFDADGQHRVVDAAEMLALARNDNLAIVFGSRFLDKRTNPGILKRIILKTAVWVTNMTTGLRLTDAHNGLRVIRTDALARVTLVQDRMAHATEIVLKLGRTKLPWREYPVELLYTDYSRAKGQSVLNSINILVDLIVR from the coding sequence ATGACAACGCCCGCGCCCCCGTCGAGTGCGAGTTCTGGCCCGTCAGACGTATGGGTTGTTATCCCGCTTTTCAACGAAGCCAGCGTCATCGAGATAGTGATTCGCGACCTTCACCAAGAGTTCAGCAACGTCGTGTGTGTCGACGACGGCAGCACGGACGGATCAGCGGAAGCTGCACGTCGTGCAGGAGCAAAAGTTCTGCAACATCCCGTCAATCTCGGCCAGGGCGCATCGCTGCAGACAGGGTTCGAGTACGTTCTGACGCAACCCGGAGCCCGATACGTCGTCACGTTCGACGCCGATGGGCAGCACCGGGTAGTAGATGCTGCAGAGATGCTCGCGCTCGCGCGCAATGACAACCTCGCGATCGTGTTTGGATCGCGCTTTCTCGACAAGCGCACGAATCCAGGAATCCTCAAACGGATCATTCTGAAGACTGCTGTCTGGGTCACCAATATGACTACCGGGCTGCGCCTCACCGACGCGCACAATGGGCTGCGCGTGATTCGGACTGATGCACTCGCCCGTGTCACCCTGGTACAGGACCGTATGGCACACGCCACTGAGATCGTGCTGAAACTCGGTCGTACAAAGCTGCCCTGGCGGGAATATCCCGTGGAGCTGCTCTACACGGACTACTCTCGCGCCAAGGGACAGTCCGTCTTGAACTCCATCAACATCCTCGTCGATCTCATCGTCCGTTAG